From a single Nocardioides panzhihuensis genomic region:
- a CDS encoding helix-turn-helix transcriptional regulator, translated as MSKISRRDHLAVAGSANDPNDVLPILWTSREVAEALKVTPSTLCRWRATGKGPRVYWLSPDSPRYRRSDVLAWLEEVAA; from the coding sequence ATGAGCAAGATCAGCCGCCGCGATCACCTGGCCGTCGCGGGATCAGCCAACGACCCGAACGATGTGCTGCCGATCCTCTGGACATCGCGCGAGGTCGCCGAAGCGCTCAAGGTGACGCCGTCGACGCTCTGCCGCTGGCGGGCAACCGGCAAGGGACCTCGCGTCTACTGGCTCTCTCCTGACTCGCCCCGCTATCGCCGTAGCGACGTGCTCGCCTGGCTTGAGGAGGTGGCCGCGTGA
- a CDS encoding helix-turn-helix domain-containing protein, translated as MNAHTTTTKKRPSGLAGVGYGMTFVGFVQVAVTIAPQVAAMIPAAGSAAPAVGVAVALAADVVWAALGHTTIGAYKSGQRAAAYGFGAATAVAVAASTVLLAAVGHMGPWSAIPALAALLLVADGIRDQVTVSPETAAIIRSRTAEIRDQRALAVIEARHAAHMETITGYGESARLAARTRALAEIKVTVERAENRAASRLTRSAEKHAAGAIAYGKLIGRQATLTPDTTPDTRADTAGDTDPDNHPHEITAPGSAVTPAVSVAPTLTVIPDTHDDAHHNEDHIDQCAICDEPLNDEDGDQVHAACAAVELRAYGLPVPEVAGLLDVSDRTVYRWTNSRAAGA; from the coding sequence ATGAACGCGCACACCACCACCACCAAGAAACGGCCCTCTGGCCTCGCTGGTGTCGGCTACGGAATGACCTTCGTTGGCTTCGTCCAGGTCGCTGTGACCATCGCGCCGCAGGTCGCCGCGATGATCCCCGCCGCAGGTTCTGCCGCGCCCGCTGTCGGTGTAGCCGTCGCTCTCGCCGCTGATGTGGTGTGGGCTGCGCTGGGTCACACCACGATCGGTGCCTACAAGTCCGGACAGCGAGCCGCCGCCTACGGCTTCGGTGCCGCCACGGCGGTTGCTGTGGCCGCCTCGACGGTCCTGCTCGCTGCTGTCGGGCACATGGGCCCTTGGTCGGCGATTCCGGCGCTGGCTGCGCTGCTGCTGGTCGCTGACGGGATCCGCGACCAGGTCACCGTCTCCCCGGAGACTGCCGCGATCATCCGGTCCCGCACGGCAGAGATCCGCGACCAGCGAGCCCTGGCCGTGATCGAGGCTCGTCACGCCGCCCACATGGAGACCATCACCGGCTACGGCGAGTCGGCGCGGCTGGCCGCACGTACCCGTGCTCTGGCCGAGATCAAGGTGACCGTCGAGCGCGCCGAGAACCGCGCCGCGTCCCGGCTGACCAGGTCCGCCGAGAAGCACGCGGCCGGGGCGATCGCCTACGGCAAGCTGATCGGCCGTCAGGCGACCCTCACCCCTGACACAACCCCTGACACCAGGGCTGACACCGCGGGTGACACCGACCCTGACAACCACCCTCACGAGATCACTGCTCCCGGCTCCGCTGTCACCCCGGCTGTCAGTGTCGCGCCGACCCTGACTGTCATCCCTGACACCCACGACGACGCGCACCACAACGAGGACCACATCGACCAGTGCGCCATCTGCGATGAGCCGCTGAACGACGAGGACGGCGACCAGGTCCACGCCGCGTGCGCTGCGGTCGAGCTGCGCGCGTACGGGCTGCCCGTGCCCGAGGTCGCCGGGCTGCTCGACGTCTCCGACCGGACCGTCTACCGCTGGACCAATAGCAGGGCTGCGGGTGCCTGA
- a CDS encoding cell division protein FtsK, which yields MTTTPNQEAHGIGVYDLDAARRAREAAPEASESTNAAPAIAENVSERAQAAHDNTDAAAEDDTETTPEIVDGQVLAVRDDRSGTVKAAPRREILPAWAKDRESAKSAAAWAVKHYGHTTTYHGVRLPTYYAKLAARSPLGLGRVMAMCWGWIFDAEDKENRMTVRGNTLDAGAYLRLREDHRRQIKARVFLAVLMLLTVAGIAAYVVYGIDSLMVQLGLGLAALAGLGLLGRNPDKPITGRAVDTAKEPRLTSDLILNALGSLGLARLNQAMAKEGAKAIAFVSPIMRDGAGFRAELDLPPGVTASEVIEQRDRLASGLRRSLGKVWPETDPEVHVGRLVLYVADKSLAQSKPAPWPLATSGKVNVFEPIPIGVDQRGRPVVVTLMFATGLIGALPRMGKTFTLRLLCLAAALDPRVELHTYNLKGGSDLGMLDDVAHANRSGDDPEDIDYLVRDLREGAIEMRRRYKAIKTLPREVCPESKVTDALASEKSLKLHPIFWAFDETQKMFEHPTHGAEIAEIVTDLVKRGPAVGIMVWLATQRPDAKSIPTGISANAVLRLCLKVMGQVENDMVLGTSMYKSGIRATTFGRKDLGIAYLVGEGDDPVIVRSSFVDAPAAEVICARARAARLAAGRLTGMAAGEILPDDDTGSILDHLLAVWPEHDPEWSNGKVWCDELAARLAEHNGSLYGGWTGEQVTAAVKPHGIRTVQVKKVIDGKQTNKRGLVRRDLTDTLGHTDTDDPDNPIGGVLAPV from the coding sequence ATGACCACCACACCGAACCAAGAGGCCCACGGGATCGGGGTCTACGACCTCGACGCGGCTCGCCGCGCCCGTGAGGCCGCTCCTGAAGCCTCTGAGAGCACCAACGCTGCCCCGGCCATCGCCGAGAACGTCTCTGAGCGCGCTCAGGCCGCTCACGACAACACCGACGCCGCCGCCGAGGACGACACGGAGACGACTCCGGAGATCGTTGACGGTCAGGTCCTCGCCGTTCGCGACGACCGGTCCGGCACGGTCAAGGCTGCCCCGCGCCGGGAGATCCTGCCCGCCTGGGCCAAGGACCGCGAGTCGGCGAAGTCGGCGGCTGCGTGGGCGGTGAAGCACTACGGCCACACCACGACCTATCACGGGGTGCGTCTGCCGACGTACTACGCGAAGTTGGCCGCCCGGTCCCCGCTCGGCCTGGGCCGTGTCATGGCTATGTGCTGGGGCTGGATCTTCGACGCCGAGGACAAAGAGAACCGGATGACCGTACGCGGCAACACCCTCGACGCCGGGGCCTATCTCCGGCTGAGGGAGGACCACCGCCGCCAGATCAAAGCGCGCGTCTTCCTTGCGGTCCTGATGCTCCTGACCGTGGCCGGCATCGCCGCCTACGTCGTGTACGGGATCGACTCCCTGATGGTCCAGCTCGGTCTCGGCTTGGCCGCTCTGGCTGGTCTCGGCCTGCTCGGTCGCAACCCGGACAAGCCGATCACCGGCCGTGCCGTGGACACGGCCAAGGAGCCGCGGCTTACCTCGGACCTGATCCTCAACGCGCTCGGTTCGCTGGGTCTGGCGCGGCTGAACCAGGCCATGGCTAAGGAGGGTGCGAAGGCGATCGCGTTCGTCTCGCCGATCATGCGTGACGGTGCTGGGTTCCGTGCCGAACTCGACCTCCCGCCCGGGGTGACTGCCTCGGAGGTGATCGAGCAGCGCGACCGTCTCGCTTCGGGTCTGCGTCGCTCCCTGGGGAAGGTGTGGCCCGAGACCGACCCCGAGGTCCACGTCGGCCGCCTGGTCCTCTACGTCGCCGACAAGTCCCTGGCCCAGTCCAAGCCCGCGCCCTGGCCGCTGGCCACCTCCGGGAAGGTCAACGTGTTCGAGCCGATCCCGATCGGTGTCGACCAGCGTGGCCGCCCCGTGGTCGTGACCCTGATGTTCGCGACCGGTCTTATCGGTGCCCTGCCGCGCATGGGTAAGACGTTCACCCTGCGCCTGCTCTGCCTCGCTGCCGCGCTGGACCCGCGCGTCGAGCTGCACACCTACAACCTCAAGGGCGGATCCGACCTCGGGATGCTCGATGACGTCGCCCACGCCAACCGGTCCGGGGACGACCCCGAAGACATCGACTACCTCGTCCGCGACCTGCGGGAAGGGGCGATCGAGATGCGCCGCCGCTACAAGGCCATCAAGACCCTGCCCCGGGAGGTGTGCCCCGAGTCCAAGGTCACCGACGCTCTCGCCTCGGAGAAGTCCCTCAAACTGCACCCGATCTTCTGGGCCTTTGACGAGACACAGAAGATGTTCGAGCACCCCACCCACGGGGCCGAGATCGCCGAGATCGTCACCGACCTGGTCAAGCGCGGACCCGCGGTCGGGATCATGGTCTGGCTGGCCACCCAGCGCCCCGACGCCAAGTCCATCCCGACCGGCATCTCCGCGAACGCGGTCCTGCGGCTGTGCCTCAAGGTCATGGGACAGGTCGAGAACGACATGGTCCTGGGGACCTCGATGTACAAGTCCGGCATCCGCGCGACCACCTTCGGTCGTAAAGACCTCGGTATCGCCTACCTCGTCGGTGAGGGTGACGACCCGGTCATCGTCCGGTCCTCCTTCGTGGACGCGCCCGCCGCCGAGGTCATCTGTGCCCGTGCCCGTGCTGCGCGGTTGGCCGCTGGCCGCCTGACCGGAATGGCGGCCGGGGAGATCCTGCCCGACGACGACACCGGATCCATCCTGGACCACCTCCTCGCGGTCTGGCCCGAGCACGACCCGGAGTGGAGCAACGGGAAGGTCTGGTGCGACGAACTCGCCGCCCGCCTCGCCGAGCACAACGGGTCGCTCTATGGCGGGTGGACCGGGGAGCAGGTCACCGCTGCCGTCAAACCCCACGGGATCCGCACCGTCCAGGTCAAGAAGGTCATCGACGGCAAGCAGACCAACAAACGCGGTCTGGTCCGCCGCGACCTGACCGACACACTCGGCCACACCGACACCGACGACCCCGACAACCCGATCGGAGGTGTCCTTGCACCCGTCTGA
- a CDS encoding site-specific integrase — MNVRKMTNGRWQARLKQGRVDIGTKMFDTRREAVDWLTRERAALAGGFDRRAGQITVRKALPMWLDERKATVAPKTYTADAALPRLTPPALSALQIGSVTEREVSRALVALRRRGLAEKSVKRYRASLSSFFAWAVRERMVQHNPVTPTRVPKASEVATEMHPFSETELETFVLDAAHLASRDSVSLIRAAERTRDLARLSDILLVAGWTGLRWSELREVRVSDVVFDPMPGIYVRRAAPEGGEAKTTKSGKSRFVPLADRILPTVKDLIAGRTTRDLVFVTATGHRLHASAVKRAVDWELISHGRRIHDLRHTAACLWLAKGVPATTVQAWMGHASIATTNIYLHHLGTVADEAGLARLNGSGGIRGESAE; from the coding sequence GTGAACGTCCGGAAGATGACGAACGGTCGCTGGCAAGCGCGACTGAAGCAAGGTCGGGTCGACATCGGCACAAAGATGTTCGACACCCGCCGCGAGGCTGTCGACTGGCTCACCCGCGAGCGTGCCGCGCTCGCGGGTGGGTTCGACCGCCGCGCCGGACAGATCACCGTCCGCAAGGCCTTGCCGATGTGGCTCGATGAGCGCAAGGCGACCGTCGCCCCCAAGACGTACACCGCAGATGCCGCGCTCCCGCGCCTAACACCGCCCGCGCTGTCAGCCCTGCAGATCGGCAGTGTGACCGAACGCGAGGTCTCCCGCGCGCTGGTCGCGCTCCGCCGCCGAGGCCTCGCCGAGAAGTCGGTCAAGCGCTACCGGGCGTCACTGTCTTCGTTCTTCGCATGGGCAGTCCGAGAACGCATGGTCCAGCACAACCCCGTCACACCAACCCGAGTACCCAAAGCAAGTGAGGTAGCCACCGAGATGCACCCCTTCAGCGAGACCGAGCTAGAGACCTTCGTCCTCGATGCCGCCCACCTCGCATCGAGGGACTCCGTCAGTCTGATTCGAGCAGCAGAGCGAACACGCGACCTCGCCCGACTCTCGGACATCCTGCTGGTCGCGGGATGGACCGGGCTCCGCTGGTCGGAGCTGCGTGAGGTTCGAGTGAGCGACGTCGTATTCGACCCCATGCCGGGCATCTACGTTCGACGCGCAGCACCCGAGGGAGGCGAAGCCAAGACAACCAAGTCCGGGAAGTCCCGATTCGTGCCGCTCGCGGACCGCATCCTCCCGACCGTCAAAGACCTGATCGCCGGACGCACCACCCGCGATCTGGTGTTCGTCACCGCCACTGGTCACCGGTTGCACGCGAGCGCCGTCAAGCGGGCCGTCGACTGGGAGCTGATCTCGCACGGCCGCAGAATTCACGATCTGCGCCACACGGCCGCCTGCCTGTGGCTGGCGAAGGGCGTGCCCGCGACCACGGTTCAGGCATGGATGGGGCATGCCTCAATCGCGACGACAAACATCTATCTGCACCACCTCGGGACCGTCGCAGATGAGGCCGGATTGGCCCGCCTGAACGGCTCGGGGGGAATCCGGGGGGAATCCGCCGAATAA
- a CDS encoding DUF3631 domain-containing protein, translating into MTHAFDQRDDQTTPNSEPNPEEQPMADDTTTAENVTVSPGEERLTPADFAPNAGELLLNEVRDAIGKYVILPDAHAMTGVVLWIAATHAVPVWAHAPRLVIRAPEKRCGKSRLLDLAEATCHDPLLTVNASPSAVYRSIGMKTKNPPTILLDEADTIFGPKAGENEDLRGLLNAGHQRNRPALRYNAANSSVERIQTFAMAALAGIGAMPDTIEDRAVVIRMRRRAPGESVAPYRTRRDGPALDNLRKRLNQWVVAHHDHLGTATPDMPVEDRAADTWEPLLAIADLAGGDWPEIGREACVTLTETRDANAQTTLQTRLLTDCRTAFGDAEALPTSVLLDRLKDDPEAPWATYSNPLQGLTAMKLGFLLRDFDIRSDTIRFDTGQAKGYQRAAFADAWARYCAPAPTCLICRQPLAIDDGTRTHPTCDPEARR; encoded by the coding sequence ATGACCCACGCCTTCGACCAACGAGACGACCAGACAACGCCCAACTCGGAACCCAACCCGGAGGAACAACCCATGGCCGACGACACCACCACCGCCGAGAACGTCACGGTCAGCCCGGGTGAGGAAAGGCTCACCCCGGCCGACTTCGCGCCCAACGCGGGAGAGCTGCTGCTCAACGAGGTTCGCGATGCGATCGGGAAGTACGTCATCCTCCCCGATGCTCACGCCATGACCGGGGTCGTTCTCTGGATCGCCGCCACCCACGCCGTACCCGTGTGGGCCCACGCGCCCCGCCTGGTGATCCGTGCCCCGGAGAAACGATGCGGCAAGTCGCGGCTGCTCGACCTGGCCGAGGCGACCTGCCATGACCCGCTGCTCACCGTCAACGCCTCACCCAGCGCCGTTTACCGCTCCATCGGGATGAAGACGAAGAACCCGCCCACGATCCTGCTCGACGAGGCCGACACCATCTTCGGACCCAAGGCAGGCGAGAACGAAGACCTACGCGGCCTGCTCAACGCCGGACACCAGCGCAACCGGCCCGCGCTGCGCTACAACGCCGCTAACTCGAGCGTCGAGCGCATCCAGACATTCGCCATGGCCGCCCTCGCTGGGATCGGTGCGATGCCGGACACCATCGAGGACCGCGCCGTCGTTATCCGGATGCGTCGTCGCGCGCCTGGTGAGTCCGTCGCGCCGTACCGGACTCGCCGTGATGGTCCAGCGCTGGACAACCTCCGAAAGCGGCTGAACCAGTGGGTGGTCGCGCATCATGACCACCTCGGCACCGCCACCCCGGACATGCCGGTCGAGGACCGCGCCGCCGACACCTGGGAACCTCTGCTCGCGATCGCCGACCTTGCCGGAGGCGACTGGCCCGAGATCGGCCGCGAAGCCTGCGTCACCCTCACCGAGACCCGCGACGCCAACGCACAGACCACCCTGCAAACCCGACTGCTGACCGACTGCCGTACCGCGTTCGGTGACGCCGAAGCGCTGCCCACCTCGGTCCTGCTCGACCGGCTCAAGGACGACCCCGAGGCACCGTGGGCGACCTACTCCAACCCGCTGCAAGGTCTGACCGCGATGAAACTCGGTTTCCTGCTGCGCGACTTCGACATCCGATCCGACACGATCCGGTTCGACACCGGACAAGCCAAGGGCTACCAGCGTGCCGCGTTCGCCGACGCCTGGGCCCGCTACTGCGCACCCGCCCCAACCTGCCTCATCTGCCGCCAACCTCTCGCGATCGACGACGGCACCCGCACACACCCGACCTGCGACCCGGAGGCCCGTCGATGA
- a CDS encoding AAA family ATPase, whose translation MAKVELGRRMTDGPIDALAGAKQQRIARDIQNQIEAGVLRDGEVMPSTRTLAEQTGASVWTVNEAMKALAEMGLVENQSRSRRIVRSAHLTPKVSEAAPRALLIGGYAGSGKTELGRILTRLTGWMIIDKDTITRPVVEVALEALGAESSDRESETYLSKVRPREYEALMSTAHENTACGAGAVVTAPFLREFKDASWLARQQAQFADDGLPMTVVWVTCDADTMLTYVRRRGAARDAHKLATWDAYMEAIDLTFRPVVDHHVIDNSTSAEPLKDQAARLIATLAEVPAK comes from the coding sequence ATGGCGAAGGTCGAACTAGGGAGACGCATGACAGACGGGCCAATCGACGCACTGGCGGGTGCGAAGCAGCAGCGGATCGCACGCGACATTCAGAACCAGATCGAGGCGGGGGTCCTACGTGACGGCGAGGTCATGCCGTCGACCCGAACGCTCGCCGAGCAGACGGGTGCGAGCGTCTGGACGGTCAATGAGGCGATGAAGGCACTCGCAGAGATGGGGCTGGTGGAGAACCAGTCGCGTTCGCGCCGGATCGTGCGATCTGCGCACCTCACGCCCAAGGTGAGCGAGGCGGCTCCCCGGGCTCTGCTGATCGGCGGCTACGCGGGTAGCGGCAAGACCGAGCTCGGGCGCATCCTCACCCGGCTGACGGGCTGGATGATCATCGACAAGGACACCATCACCCGCCCAGTTGTCGAGGTGGCTCTTGAGGCGTTGGGGGCTGAGTCGAGCGATCGGGAGTCGGAGACCTATTTGTCAAAGGTCCGGCCGCGTGAGTATGAGGCGCTGATGTCGACGGCGCACGAAAACACGGCATGCGGCGCTGGTGCCGTCGTCACGGCTCCCTTCTTGCGTGAGTTCAAGGACGCGTCGTGGCTCGCGCGCCAGCAGGCGCAGTTTGCGGACGACGGATTACCCATGACCGTCGTGTGGGTCACCTGTGACGCGGACACGATGCTGACCTATGTACGTCGTCGGGGTGCAGCTCGTGACGCGCACAAGCTGGCCACCTGGGACGCGTACATGGAGGCGATTGACCTCACGTTCCGTCCAGTCGTGGACCATCACGTCATCGACAATTCGACATCTGCGGAGCCTCTTAAGGATCAGGCGGCGCGACTGATAGCAACGCTCGCCGAGGTGCCCGCGAAATGA
- a CDS encoding bifunctional DNA primase/polymerase, which produces MMQQQPDTLTDSLTTALDYAARGWRVFPLLPGSKRPATPNHRATDCDGTAPGCRTTHAGWEQRATIRADKITKAWSSNPAYGVGIACGPSRLVVVDLDTHKPGTEIPEPWKSFEITTGADVLDHLAGVHGGTITPTYTVRTVSGGTHLYYAAPADVAYGNTAGKIGWLIDTRAHGGYVAAPPTSIGASAYDIIDDRPAAPLPMFLLDLLTHDRRPATRTSQNRSQDGSRTQARPLQPIGSGEPLRDPDAYVNRVFDIAINGDHANGVAGLLDATKGGRNAALFVAAATVGKLVARDLITEHSALDRLLVAAAGHIAARAYTAYEAENTILSGFRRAATRSAA; this is translated from the coding sequence ATGATGCAGCAGCAGCCTGACACCCTGACCGACAGCCTCACGACCGCTCTGGACTACGCCGCCCGTGGCTGGCGAGTCTTCCCCCTGCTGCCCGGCTCCAAGCGGCCCGCTACGCCGAACCACCGTGCCACCGACTGCGATGGCACCGCCCCGGGGTGCCGCACCACTCACGCCGGGTGGGAGCAACGCGCCACCATCCGCGCCGACAAGATCACCAAAGCATGGTCCAGCAACCCCGCCTACGGAGTCGGGATCGCCTGTGGGCCCTCCCGCCTGGTCGTGGTCGACCTCGACACCCACAAGCCCGGAACCGAGATCCCCGAACCGTGGAAGTCGTTCGAGATCACCACTGGCGCCGACGTGCTCGACCACCTCGCCGGAGTCCACGGCGGCACCATCACCCCGACCTACACCGTGCGCACCGTCTCCGGAGGAACCCACCTCTACTACGCTGCGCCGGCCGATGTGGCCTACGGCAACACAGCCGGAAAGATCGGCTGGTTGATCGACACCCGCGCCCACGGCGGATACGTCGCCGCACCGCCAACCAGCATCGGAGCTAGCGCGTACGACATCATCGACGACCGCCCGGCCGCACCGCTCCCGATGTTCCTGCTCGACCTCCTCACCCACGACCGCCGACCCGCCACCCGCACGTCACAGAACCGCTCTCAGGACGGTTCTAGGACACAGGCCCGACCACTACAGCCGATCGGGTCCGGCGAGCCACTGCGCGACCCGGACGCGTACGTAAACCGCGTCTTCGACATCGCGATCAACGGCGACCACGCAAACGGCGTCGCGGGTCTGCTGGACGCGACCAAGGGCGGCCGAAACGCCGCGCTCTTCGTCGCGGCCGCCACAGTCGGAAAGTTGGTTGCACGCGACCTGATCACCGAACACTCCGCGCTCGACCGGCTGTTGGTCGCTGCCGCTGGGCACATCGCCGCTCGCGCCTACACCGCCTACGAGGCCGAGAACACGATCCTGTCCGGCTTCCGCCGCGCCGCGACCCGGAGCGCCGCATGA
- a CDS encoding DUF6284 family protein — translation MHTDHFANTRDEPTGDDLAAIEAEWPQIAAEVDLVEAECRLLADPADALAKRAHRRAMTALLHLLVQQANHDAAISAAPVYTITDPRPAVPAEAA, via the coding sequence ATGCACACCGACCACTTCGCGAACACACGAGACGAGCCGACCGGAGATGACCTGGCCGCGATTGAAGCCGAGTGGCCGCAGATCGCTGCTGAGGTCGATCTGGTCGAGGCCGAGTGCCGTCTGCTCGCTGACCCGGCCGACGCGCTCGCCAAGCGGGCCCACCGCCGGGCGATGACGGCACTGCTGCACCTGCTGGTCCAGCAGGCCAACCACGACGCGGCGATCTCGGCCGCGCCTGTCTACACGATCACCGACCCTCGCCCGGCCGTCCCGGCCGAGGCCGCCTGA
- a CDS encoding phosphotransferase-like protein: protein MTRGVILYGPPAAGKDTVDAALRALSDDYVHFARIKVGEGRREGYRITTSAALQELRERGGVVWENSRYGATYAVDRPGLIDALGHGVPVLHLGQVEAVDAVATAVSGARWVVVSLWCPEDVAVDRLRQRGSADVAERLEAWRATPELGEADLRFDTSMVEPRDAARRIDAHVRKACTLADSFPPDSPRG from the coding sequence ATGACTCGCGGGGTGATCCTCTACGGTCCGCCGGCCGCTGGGAAGGACACCGTCGACGCTGCCCTTCGAGCGCTGTCGGATGACTACGTCCACTTCGCGCGAATCAAGGTCGGCGAGGGTCGCCGAGAGGGCTACCGAATTACGACCAGCGCCGCGCTCCAAGAACTACGGGAGCGCGGCGGCGTCGTGTGGGAGAACAGCCGCTACGGTGCGACCTATGCGGTTGACAGGCCTGGCCTGATCGACGCGCTCGGCCATGGGGTGCCGGTCCTCCACCTAGGACAGGTCGAGGCGGTCGACGCGGTAGCCACGGCGGTCAGTGGAGCGCGTTGGGTTGTCGTTTCTCTCTGGTGTCCGGAGGATGTCGCAGTCGATCGGTTGCGGCAGCGGGGGAGTGCGGACGTTGCAGAGCGTCTGGAGGCATGGCGGGCGACGCCCGAACTGGGAGAGGCAGACCTCAGGTTCGATACATCCATGGTCGAGCCGCGTGATGCAGCGCGACGTATTGACGCACATGTTCGGAAGGCCTGCACGCTCGCCGATTCATTCCCCCCCGATTCCCCCCGAGGGTGA